A window of Tepidisphaeraceae bacterium genomic DNA:
GCCGACCTGCACGTAGCCGATGTTGCCACCGGTAGCGACAATTGGGCCGAACACGCCTTCGAAGTAGGCGCTTTCGTCCGTGCCGTCGTGATTGGCGCCCACCGTGTTGATCGCCCCGCTCACGATCAGGTTGCCAATGCCGCGCGAGCTGGTGACGAACCCGATGTTGTCGGCGACGACGCCGGTGCGCTGCTGTACGTACGGGTAGGAATTGTCCAGGACCGCCAACGGGTTGAGGGCCACGCCCTCGTACATCTGGCCGACGCCGATCGAACCGCGCGAATCGAGTTCGGCCAGGTCGCCGACCTTGATCGTGACGAGCTCACCACCGGTGTTATTGCGGATGCGGGTGAAGTTGCCACCGATCGTGACCGTCTGCTGAACTGTGGTAACGGCCCCGCCGGACGCGCCGGGATTGGTCGTAAGATCGGGCCCCGAGAAGAGCGGCGTCGTGCGTCCCTCGATCGAGAACACATCCACACGGGACGAGCCGGTGATATCGACCGTCAGCGGCACGGTCGGCGTACCGATCGCACTATTGTTTCGCACGGCTAGCCCAGTGATCGGGTCGATCACCAGCGGTCCACGTTCCCTGCGACGAACCGTACCACCAGGCAGGATGGGCAGACCGTCTGCGTTCAGCGTCATCGGAGTGCCCGCTCCGGTCACTTCGTGGATCGCGATGTTGCCCACCTCGACGGCGACACCCTGGCCACCGACGGCGCCGCCCTCAATGAGGACGCCTTGGACGTTCGGTCCGCTGACCGATGCGTCCACGAGCACCACACCGCCGGTGCGCACACCGTACGTGATAATGGTCAGCGATGGGCCGATCAGGGGATCAATCGTCGGATCGGTACCGTCAAAGAGCGGGTTGGGTGTGGTCGTGCCGACGGGCGTCACGCGGATCGTGCCACCGCCGTCGTCGGTGAACTCGCGTGCGACGCCGACGTCGAAGGTCGTGTTGCTGCCGCGTTCGCCGACCGGCTCACCAATGCCGAAGAACTCGTCTTGATAAACGGCGCCACCCACGTGCATGTAGCGGACGTTGCCACCCTGGCCCGTATAGATCGCAGCACCACCGGTTGCCGGGAGTTCCGGATCGCCACCGTTGGTGTTGAAGTTGTCCGGCGTCTGGCCCTGTGAAACGTCAAACGGGTTGGTGCCGAAGTCACCAGCGACGTCGATCAGGCCGATGATGCCGTCGGCACCCTGCTCGTCGATGTTCACTCGGAAGAAGCTGGGCGTGGGGCTGGCGGTGTCACCAGCGCGGAACGCGCCCATGCCGCGCACGGCCGCGAGATACATGCTGCCGGTCGCGAACGCGTCGAACAGCTGGAGGCTGCCGTTGATGTGCGCGCTGCTGACGGTGAGGAAACTCGACCGGGCGCGCAGCAGCCCGATGTTGCCCGCGTCGGTCTGGATGTTGAAGTGGCCGAACAGCAATTCCGTGGTCTGACCGATCGCAGCCGCATCCACCGCGCGGATGTGGCCCGCCTGAGTGCGGATGTCGTCGCGGCCCGTGAAGTCAAACTGTCCCTCGGCCAGGTTGTTGATCGGGTCGTAGGAGAAGATGGCGCCGTCCGCAGCGCCGAAGCTGACGCTGGCGCCGGCGAACATGGAGCCAAGGTCGCCAAAGCCGACGCGGAACGATTCGGCCTCGCGCAGGTTCCAGATGTCGGCCCCGGCCGACACGCCGCCCATCGCGACGTTGCCAACCCGGCGAACATTCAACTGATATGTCCCGCCAATCAAGGACGTGGAACAGACGAACTTGTAGATGCCTGGCCGATCGGCCGTCACGCGGAACGCCTTGCCTGCGTTCGCGTTCAGGTGAGCGCTGTCGCTGCTGATGCGCCGGCCATCGGGGTCGTAGACATCGACCCGCCCAGCGACGTTCTGCACGATGATCGTCTGCCCCGCCAACAGACTGACGGCATACGTGTCCGTCGCGTCGGCGATGCTATCCCGCGTTCCGTTGATGCGGATGAACCCGTTGATGTCGTCGGTGCCGATCGCGTTCAGGTACTGCGGGTTCTCCAGCGTGTCGTTCCATAGGAACGCGGAATCTGGCGCGTTCGATCCCAACAACCCTTCGAGCAGGTTGAGGCCCGACACGTCAAGTACGTCGTTGGTTGTGGTATTGGCGTGGTGCTCGTACTCGCGCTGGTCCTCGGCGTCGTAGCCGGGGGCGATGTTCTCGGCCACGAGCGACCCAAGGATCGAGGCGTGTGCCTGGAAGTGACCGACCTCGCCTTGAATGATCCCGTCGAAGCCAGAAGCGTACTGCTCAACATCGCCGGGCGTTACCCCCGAGATGGTGCCGATGTGCGACTTGACGATCAGGCTGTTGATGTCGCCGTTGACCGAGAAGTTCCCCTGGCGGCTCGTGGTGCCGAGGTTCGCTCCGTTGATGGCACCGGTCAACAGCAGGCCGTTGTAGTAGGTGTCGATCGAGCCGCCCAGATTTACGGCACCGGTCATGGTGCCCGCGATGAGCACCTTCCCCATGTTCACGCCCACCGCCGAGGTGAGGCCTGAGGTAATGACTGGCTCGCGCGGCAGTTGACCGTAGGTCTCGTCGGGCGCGTACTCGGCCTCGGTGAACGGAATCCAACGAGTCGGCTCGGCCGCGAGCACCCGCCCACCGATGTAGACCCGCCCGATGTCAGCCGGGAACGGAATCGGAGCGACCTGAACGGCCGTCTGCAGCGGAACCGTCGACGTGTCCGTGAACGTGTCGAAGACGCGACGGGCGCCCTTGATCGATGAGACGACCATGCTGTAGGTCGCGTCCCGGTCGGCCGAGACGATGTGGATGCGGAAAACGTCGGCGTTGGCGAACCGGCGGACCGAGCTGATGATGACCAACTCGTCGCTGGTCGCATCGACACCGACGAACGCCCCGGTGGCGCCGGTGATCGGGTCGACCACGGTCGGGTTGTACGAGAAGCCCTGGATGTCCGAGCCGCGCACCGGATCGTTGGCATCGCTGGGATCGGGCAGCGAGCCGATAACCAATCCCGGCAGGGTACCACCCACCGGTTGAGTCAGGTCGATTTCAAGCAGCGAAGGATCAATGTCTGCCCCATCGCCACCCCCACCGCCACCACCGTCACCACCCACACCTTCAGCCGTAGCGGTTTCCGAAGTGGTCAGGAACAACGTTTCCGCAGCGGCGTTCGGATCATCGACACCGACCTCAATGCCGGTGACCACCAGAAGGTTATCACCCTGATACGTGATGCGCCCCAGGTTCTGCTGCGTGCCGGCGCCGATGTTGATGGACGTCAGGCGGTTGATCGTCTGCACGACCGACGTCTGACCACCGCTGACCACCTGCGTGAGGTTCGTGGATGCCAGCAGCCGCGCCGTCGTGGGCGTAAGCTGGTCGAACGTGATCGAGTTGACGATGGCCTCGTTCGTCTGCAACTCGTAGCTGCCGTCCTGCGTCTGGTTCACGAACTGGATGAAGCCGAAGTCGAGGTTGTACGCGGTGACGCTTGCGTTGATGGCGGCGGCGGCGGTGGCCGCGGCGCCCGGGTTGGTGATCGCGGCGTTGCCGGCCGGCGCAACGTTGACCGAGTACAGCTGCGGACGGGCCGTGGTGCCCGTCTCACCGTCGGGGAAGGTCACGATCGTATCACCGTGGACCACGAAGAACAGGTTGCCGCTGATCGGGTCGAACGACGCAGCAGTGACACCGTTGATGGTGCCGCCATTGAAGAACGTCGCGGCACCACCAGGCGAGAGGATCGAGGGCGTCAGGTCGGCGATAACCGTGCCGACGACGCTCTCGGGGCCCGGGCGCGTATCGCCGGGCAGGTTGTCGAAGCGCACCAGCGCTGCGCGCTGCACGGTGGCGCCACCGAGGGACTGCTCGAAGACGTTGATGCCGTACATCAGTCCTGCGGGCGTGCTGGCCAGCGCCTGGAAGTTGATATTGTCGACGCCCTCGTTGTCGAAGAGGATCACGGTCGCCGGGCCACCCAGGATGCCGCCCGGATCGACGATGTCGATGCCGGCCTCGCTGATGCCCGTGATCGGGTTGGCCGCGCCAGGCGTACCGAGCAGCTGCGTCCCACCCACACCGCCGACGCCACCCAACACCGACGTGCCGTTCAGCAGGCCGGGGATCTCCGTCAGCCCCACGTCACCGAACTGCGTCGGGAATGCGCCGACCACTTCCGCAACAATGTTGCCGGTAAGCTTGACGTGCACCTGCGCGCCATCGGGGCGACTATCGGGACTGGCAAAGATGAACTCATCCCCGCCCGTGAGCGTGATGAAGTACTGGCGCCCCTCCAACGCCTCGATGGTGAATGCTGCAGCGCGAGAAACGGCGGAGCGGGACGAGCGACGACGACGCATGCGGGGTATCCTCCTCAGCCACGATCCATCCGCACGAGATGCGGATCAGGTTGTTCGGGGGCTGAAACGGGGTTGGTGTGTCCGGGGCGAGAATGCCTCTGTTTGTGCCGGTGTCACTTACCACCCAAGGGTGCAGATTTGGAACTGACGACGCTCTGTCCCGTCGCAAGTTCCGGCTCCAGGTTGATAGCCCTGTTTCTATCCGTTGCTCCCCCAACTGTCAACGAGAACCCACGTTCACAACAAGCCGTTGATACGGTTCGTCTTATCGGACCTGTACCGTTTACGAGGCGTCACGGTTTCGGTGAGTTGAGCCGGCGGGCAGGATGGGGGATGTTGGGGTGCAATTCGCGCCCCTGAAACGGCAAGGCCCGGCGACGCGCGGTCTTGCATTTCCGGCGTCGGTGCCCGACAACGCCTGCATGCAGATCCTTCCCAGCATCGACCTCCGCGCCGGTCGCGTGGTTCGCCTGAAGCAAGGCGATTACGGCCAGCAGATCAACTACGACGTCGACCCGTTCGACGTCGCCCGCTCGTTCGCGGCCGCCGGGGCGACGTGGATGCACGTCGTCGATCTCGATGGTGCCAAAGAGGGTCGGCCGGTTCAGACCGAGCTGGTCGCCCGCCTTGCCAATACCGCCGGGCTGAAGGTGGAGGTGGGCGGTGGCATTCGATCCGAGGCGGATATCGACGCGTTGCGCGACGCCGGCGTGGAGCGCGTGGTCGTCGGGACGGCGGCGCTGGAGAAGTGGGATTGGTTTGCCAAGCTGGTGGCAAACCCGCGATACCATGGCCGAATCGTGCTGGCGCTGGACGCCAAGGACGGTGTCGTGGCGACGCGCGGCTGGACGCAGCTGTCCGGCCGGCTGGCCGTCGACGTCGCCCGCGACGTCTCCGATTGGCCACTGGCCGCCCTGCTTTACACCGACGTCGCCAAGGACGGCATGCTGACCGGCCCCAATTTCCAGCAGACCCGCGCGATCGCCGAGGCCGGCAAGGTGCCAGTGATCGCCAGTGGTGGCGTGGGGGATATTGACCACGTGCAGACACTGACCACCCTGCCAGTCTGGGGCGCAATCGTCGGCCGTAGCCTGTACGAAGGGAAGGTTGATCTGGTCGAGGCGGTAAAGGTAGCTTCGGAAACGCGTTAGGCACTGTCTGCGGGATCAAGTTCTGCCATCCAAGGCTCAAAGTGTCATCCCAGTGGGAGCCTAGGC
This region includes:
- the hisA gene encoding 1-(5-phosphoribosyl)-5-[(5-phosphoribosylamino)methylideneamino]imidazole-4-carboxamide isomerase — protein: MQILPSIDLRAGRVVRLKQGDYGQQINYDVDPFDVARSFAAAGATWMHVVDLDGAKEGRPVQTELVARLANTAGLKVEVGGGIRSEADIDALRDAGVERVVVGTAALEKWDWFAKLVANPRYHGRIVLALDAKDGVVATRGWTQLSGRLAVDVARDVSDWPLAALLYTDVAKDGMLTGPNFQQTRAIAEAGKVPVIASGGVGDIDHVQTLTTLPVWGAIVGRSLYEGKVDLVEAVKVASETR